One bacterium genomic window, GCGATGTCGTCGAACAGGAAGGTCGGGGAGACCCGGTTCTCGTCGGCGTGGATCCGCGTCGTCGCGCCGCCGGCGCGCGTCAGGGTGACCATGCCGCGCTCGTAGGACCTTACGACCGCTCCCTCGGTGGTGGCCATCGGAACGTAGAAGGTACCGTGGGCGTCGCTGCCGTCGACCAGCAGCGGACCCGCGACGCCGAGGGGAACCTGCACCGCCCCGATCGGATTCTCGACGTTGCCCCGCAGCGTCGGGGTGGCGAGAGCGTGGGCGCCGATCGCGGGAACGGCGACGCCGGCCTGGCCTTCGAGCCAGGCCCGGCGCCGGGCCACCTGCTCGGGCTCGTAGCCTCCTTTGCGGAAGCGCGGCACGAGCTTCAGAGGACCGTCCGGATTCCGGTGGTCCCGACTCACCCTCGGGTCGGCGGACCGGTGATCAGCGCGTCGACGACCGGGTTGACGGCCCTCTCCTGCCACAGCCCGGCGGCGTAGTCCTTGACTTCCGCCGGCGCGTCGTCCAAGCCCTTCGGCAGCGGCTGCGAGAAGCTCCCGCCGTCCACCGCCACCTGGAATCCATTGGCGCCGAACCGGGTCTCGAGCTGCCGCTGGACGTCTTTCGCGACCTTGTCGCAGATCGAGTCGAGCCAGTCCTCGCTCAGCTCGAAAGAGGACAACGCGGCGGCCGACAGCTTGTGCTGCGCCAACTTGCTGGTCAGGAAGCCCTGGATG contains:
- a CDS encoding hydroxymethylglutaryl-CoA reductase codes for the protein MSRDHRNPDGPLKLVPRFRKGGYEPEQVARRRAWLEGQAGVAVPAIGAHALATPTLRGNVENPIGAVQVPLGVAGPLLVDGSDAHGTFYVPMATTEGAVVRSYERGMVTLTRAGGATTRIHADENRVSPTFLFDDIAAAADFTATVTGKLEPIRAEAESTTRHGKLLRLECHPIGRQVVVSFCFST